A segment of the Camelus bactrianus isolate YW-2024 breed Bactrian camel chromosome 22, ASM4877302v1, whole genome shotgun sequence genome:
CACAAAGTGATGTTCCTGAAGGACCCTTCCCTTCAGAGCCCCTGCAGTGGTTGGCATGAGGACCTCTTAAGCAACAAGACAAAGGACTGAACTGAAACTATTAAATTCACTGCtaagatataaaatagatttcaCAACACAAAGCCAAATAATCTTAAGTTTGGGCGAATTTGGCTTCATTGTGGTAACATTTGGCCAAGTACATGGGCTGTAGTCCACCTGCACCCCCTTTCTCTTGTGCACCCCAGCTTTGCCTGAGCCTGGGCCTTGAGGGCATTTCAGACCCCCACCTTAGGGCTTGGCAGTCAAACCACAAATCGTACTGGCATGTCAACTGGGGTGCAGTCAGGAACACAGCAGGTCATTGGATAGAAAAAAAcatagaggaaaacacaggcagaacacccttggacataaatcgcagcaataGTTTTTCAACCAGCTCCTGAAGTAatggaaatagaagcaaaaataaacaaatgggatctaattaaaagcttttgcacagctaaggattccatcaacaaaatgaaaagacaacttacagaatgggagaaagtatttgcaaatgatgcgaccgacaagggattaatttccaagaTATACAAACAAACAGCTCAcataccttaatatcaaaaaaacaagcagtccaataaaaaaacaggcagaagacctaaacagatatttccccaaagaaggcagacagatggccaacaagtacgtgaaaagatcctcaacatcactaattgttagagaaatacaaatcaaaaccacaatgagatatctcctcacaccagccagatggccaccattaaaaagtccacagatgacacatgcaggagagggtgtggaaaaaaggaaccccctacactgttggtgggaatgtaaattggtgcagccactacggaggacagtatggagattccttagaaaactaaaagacattgaaacaatccaaatgtccatcaacagatgactggataaagaatacacacacacacacacacacacagtggactactactcagtcataaaaaagaatcaaataatgccatttgcagcaacatggatggacctggagattgtcattctaagtaaaataagccagaaagagaaagaaaaataccatatgatattgcttatatgtcaaatctaaaaaagacacaaatgaactacttattatttataacttagatggctgatttcttttttttttttaacattttttattgagttatagtcattttagatGGCTGATTTCTTGAACATGAGTAAGCACACTTGGCTGTCCTTTacgattggattactgcattgttgattcttattttgtggttggctttatttctttggtaactatgtaagattaaaaagttaaatctCTAAACCGTCTTCCAGGCCCCCCTCCCGCCAGCGCCCCCTATAGGCTGAACTCAGCAGGACCTGGGAAACGGGGTCCCTGCCTTACAGGCTGgactgagggagggcagggggtatCCAGGAGCAGGGGACCCGGAGTGTCGGGGCAGCAGGTGGGAAAGAACACCCACTGGGCCAGGCTGCCTGTGCTGAGTTGAGTGACCTTGGGCCcatcagagcctcagtttccccaacagaAAATGAGGCCAAAGCTGATCCCCCCAACACTGTGGGCTCCGTGGGCGCCGGGCGCTGTGGTCACTGTTATCTTCCCTGTGTCCACAGGGTggcacttccttccttccttccgccTTTTGTCTTGGGAAGGTTCCAAAACGCCTCTGGGGGCGAAAGCTGAGCAGACCGCACAGGAAGCGGCCAGGGCCGGCTCGATAATTGGTTGATTGACTGACTCCATGCTCAGCCGTGTGGCTAACGGGACAAATGAGCCTGAATGGCCGGGCACGCGGGAGGGGCCCGGAGGTGGCTGAGGGCGCccaggggagggtgggcaggactGGGGGGGTCCCTGGGCTGAGGGAGTGCCTGGGAGAGGCCGGAGGTGATGGAAATTTCTGGTCTCTGGCCTGGGCAGTTTTCTGTGAAGGGAGTAAGTAGTTCTTGAAATTCTTCCTCAGACGCCCCCACGTCGGCACTGAGTGTGACACAGACACGCGGGATGAGAGCTTTGGGACAAATATGAGCAAATGCTCTTGGGGATTAACTCTTCTGCTCCTCGAGGTGGCCGCCTAAGGAGGAGGCAGGCCCAgagccatttcacagatgggcaAGGGGAGACTGGGGTCACTGGCTCAGCTCCTTCAGCTCCTGATGAGACCCCGACGCCCTCCCTTTGCGTTTCTCCACCAGCAGCCCgaggggtggagggggtgtgCCGTCTCTGGACTCACACGGGGTCCCCTAGGGAAGGGTGTGGATGTCACCTGGGTAAGATGCACCAGGCAGCTGGCCGGCCACTTGGAGCTAGTCTGTGGGCTCGGCACTCccagaggggtggggggcagattGGAGTTTGGGGGCTGCCATCCCCAAGGACAGGGCAAGGGCAGGCAGCCCTGAGCGCCCCCTCTCCGCGGGCTGGACAGCTCTGGCCAGGACCGGCTGGGTGGTGGGAGGAAGCTGCTCCCCCAGGCCTGACGCCCCAACTCGTGTTCTCTGCTGCCTCCCACTCCGGCCCCCACCCCGGCATCCGAAACCACAGCTGCCTGTGGTGAGTCAGGCTGGAGCCTGAGGGGCTGAGCCCAGGTccgagggagggaaggaaggaggggggaggggtgttCCCAATGCTGGTCCCTCCCCCACAGTGGGGGTCAGTGCCCTCCTGCTCCCCCAGGAAGTGAATTCCCTCAATGAtgaagggaggagagagctggCTAAGTGTTGCGAGTATGTGCACTGGTCACATCACCCACCCCACTGAGCAGGGCCGTGAATTAGGGGGGGGGGAGTGGAGGCTGGTCAGGGAACAGCCCCCAGGACTCCTGGGTCCAGTCCAGCCTCCCCTCCAGGCAGCTCAGGTTTCAGCACTGATTTCTGCCCTCAGTGGAGGGGCTCCACCCTCCCCAGCACAGCTGCTCTGCTTACCCCGGCCTCCGCTCCCACGCTTGCGCcagggatggaggcagggagCTTGGAGGTTGACAATGAGACCAGCCCCCAGTCGGCTGGCCTCCTGCACCATGACCTGTGTCAAGAGACCAACATCAGGCTCCTCTTTCCCAAGCCCCAACTCTGGGCCCCTCCTGGAATCTGAAAATCTTCCCTGTGCCTCACTTGTGGACTGCAGGCCTGGTGTGATCCAGCCCCATGGCCGCACGGTTCCCTCCACCCTGGCCTTTTTGCTGTCCCTGAACACctgcctttgcacttgctgttccttctgcgtGGATCACTGTCTCCACACTTTTGTTCCCTAGGAGCTTAGGTCTGTCTGGGCTCAAATGACTCCTCCCCTGAAACAGTGACAGCTATACATTAACTGAGATGAACTCAGTCGTAGGTCGGGGTTAAGAGCACAAGCTGTGGATCCTCATTAGCTGCGAAAACTTCCACAAATAGCTTGCtgtctctgtggctcagtttcgTCACCTGTAAGGGCACACGGAGCCAGCACAGCACCTGCTCAAGACCTCCACTGGAGTGTGGCTTCCTGGAAGGGGGCCTGGCAGTTCACAGAAGCCCAGGGTACACTTTTGACTCAGTTGGGGAGGCCACCAGGAGGTCCTGGGGCCTCCCTGAGGGTGAACCAAATACCACAGTGTCGATGCCCCGGGGCCAGTCCTCCCAGCCTTGGCCCACCAAGCTTTATGGGGGTCCAGCCTCTCGACTCCACATACCCTTGGCAATATCCCCCAGGAACACCAATTATAAGCCAGGTTGGCTGGGTATGTGGATATCTGACCCACAATCACTGATCAGTAGCGACTTTAAGCATCTAGACCTCAGCCTGCTCCACTGCCCCGTAGGGCTCCACtttctagctgggtgaccttggatgagGGGCAGGCACTTAGGCCACTTCTCATCTGAAAAGCCACAATGTTCCTCCAGAGACCCTGGGGCCCCACTGCCAGGTTCAGCTTCCCAGGGTGTCACTATCCTGTGACcatgctgtgcctcagtttccccacctgtaaaatggataCTCCTGACCAGCTTGGGATGGCGCTGGcctgaggaggtggaggaggaggaacgAGGTGGGGTGTGGCGTCAAGTCAGTTCTGCGGGCACATGGCTCCAGTTCCCCACTCCCTGGTCTGGGGACTCATCCTGCTCCCACCTCCACGGGGCTTGGCCAGGCGCTCAGTGTGCCTCTGGCTGGCCTCCAGAATTCGGGAAAGAGTTGGTGGCTGCCAATGTGCCGGCTCTCAGAGGGAGAACGGGCagggggggaggcaggggtgtggGCTGGAGGCCGTGGGCCGAGGCTGTCCGGGCGTCCGGCCAGCGCCGGGCAGTGAGTCAGGGCCCAGGCATGCGAAGGGCCAGGGCCTCTCCCGGCCCCTGTGAGCTCAGGCACCTCCCTGAGCCCGCCTGCCGGGGCCCCACGGGGCTGCGTTCCTCACCCACTTGCTCACTCCCTGGGCCTGTCATGGGGGCTGCTTGGGGAGACGGGGACACAGGAGCCTGGGTTCATGCAGCCTCCCTCAAGCGACCTTCCTCATCTTGGGGAAACTGAGCTCCAGGCAGGCAACGCCTCCGGGGCCCCTCCCAGAACAAAGTGGGGTGTCTGCTTGGGCTGGGAAGCCGGCCCAGGGCACAGATAAGTGCGCCTGCCCCCCAGCACCTGCATTCTCTCCCAGGACCCTGTGCCCGTAAGTCTGTTTAACTAGAGGGAAACACGTCTCTCCGTCCCCAGTCCCCCAGGACCCGTGGCTGGGCTGGGTCTACTCAGGGCGGGAGGCCTCCTGGCACCTTCACTCATGCAGGGGAACAGGTGCAGTCCAGCTGTGTCAGCAGGAACAGCCACCAGGGTGACAGCGGCTCCTTCGCTGGCCTTGGCTGAAGACTGGTTCCTGGCTGAGGCTGCAAGTCCTGCGAGTGGTCCACCAGTGCTGTCACAACAGGGGTGAGCTCCTGGCATCTGGAGGGCGGAGGCAGGGGTGACGCCACCTGTCCCACCATGTCCAGGACAGCCCCCTCCGGAGAGAGTGACCTGGTCCCAGGTTGAGGCAGGAAAGCCCTGGTCCAGGTCCAGTCTTTCGCCCTTCAGAGGCCAAGGGTACAAATGAAGGGCTCTGCTTCTTTTTTACATCATAAAAAACTCCGCCAACTTTGAAAGTGAAAACAGCCCAGGAGGGCTTATGTGAACATTTCCTTGAATATGTAAAGCCAGGCCCTCAGCACGAAGGCAGGGCCTCTGAAGTTCTTCTGGGaatctttctctgtgagctgagTGGCCTGGGGTTTCTTACATTTCAGGGAAACCAACAACCCCCTTTTTTGGGTCTATTTCCTGGAGCCCGACAGGTAGGACTCCTTGACCTAGTCCTCCGAGGGTCACCGGAAGGGACTGTTTTTAGTGCCCACTTAATGTACTCAGGTGCTGCTAGAACTTAATGTTACCTCTGCCTAGAGTGTTCCTCTCTGATTAAGAAATACTAATTGTACGTATTGTAAACAATTAAGTCATACAGGGGTGCACAAAACCCAGAGGTTCATGTAACTAACAAATCTACTGGCTTCAGGCAAAGCTGTATCCAGGAGGTACCTGATATCAAAGGGACCCTACTTCTCACTCTCTACCCCCAGGCAGGCTGGCAGACAAGCTCCGCACTCTTAGTAGTACCTCAGTCACTGAGGATGGGGGTTAGGTGAGCACACTGATTGGCTAGCTCAGGCCTGGGCTGCATGCTGAATCAGTTAGGATTTACTTTAGCTGTTTGTGATagaaaaaccaaaataacaaTTCCTCACCCCCAAAGTCCAGGATAGTTACCTGGCTCCATCATCAGGGAATCAAGCTCCCATCATACCTAGAGGATTACACCCTTCAAGCGTGGCAACATAGCTGCCAGGGCTCCAGCCACCACATCCAAATTCCAGAAGacaaaggggaggggaaagggtaTATGCCCTTGCCTTTTAAGGATCTTCCTACAAGTCTCACACAACACTTCCTTTTATACTTCACTGTCCGAAACTTAGCTGCAACGGAGGCTGGGAAATGTTGTGTTTTGACCTGGCAGCTAAAAGGATTCCCTTACTAAAGGTAGATGGGAGAATGGCTACTAGGGAGGCAACCAGTGGTCTCTGACACGCAGCCCATCCTGGAGCAGGGATGGGTCCATGTACATCGCATAATGTAATCTCTTCACGACTGACTCGTCCCTTCAAGTTTCAGCACAAACGCTGCCCTCATCCTCTGGGAAGCAGACCTCCTCCCCAGCCAGGGCCCCACAGCACTGTGGACTCTCTCTAGCTCAAGGGTGGCATCTGATCACTTTTGACTCCTCCCCTGGCTGAAGGGATCTGTCACCTTCATCTTGTCTTGGGCACCCAGTACAGTTCTGGGCACACATTGGCACTCAGAGTGGGAACTCGGAATGAATAAGGACCAAACTTGAATAACAGATGACAAACACCTGGAATTTGTCATCGGATACTGCAGTGCCATTTGCATGTGTGGTCAAGATGTGAAGTCACCGGCCTGATATGGTTCAGTCAGTCTCTGATTACCTAGCCAAGGCCAGTCTAGCATCTGAGGCCAAAAATCAAGATGGGGGAAAGGGaaatccagtaaaaaaaaaaaaaagaaaaaaaaaagtcatttatgtgtaaacatttaattttaagcTGATCTCACCACTGAGGCACTGACCACCCACCACGGCTGACTCTCACTGTGTTGGATTATAAGACACAGTCCAAGAGACTTCTCTCTACCACTCCGCGTCCACCAAGCTCCAGAGATAGTCGCTGATGAATTTCTTGGAGAGCTGGGTGCCGTCCAGGTGGATGGGCTGGGCGACGCTGGGGCCGTGATGTACTTAGGGCATGACGTAAGGAAACCTggcacacacagccctcccccTCGACAAAAGGGTACTGGCTTTACATTTTTACTATGAAGCTATTTAGAGACTGAAACACATTTTCatgaacaaaaagtaaaattctgATCACGCattgccctttaaaaaaaactgtggtaaaatacatataacactATATAGTTAACATCTTAAACATTTTAGTGTccatttcagtggcattaagcacattcacgtTGCTgcgcaaccatcaccaccatccacctccaggactcttttcatcttgtgaaacagaaactctgtccccattaaacactgcCTCCCCCAGACCCTGATAATCACAGTCCTACTTTGTCTCCAGGAATTTGACTCCCCTAGGGACCTCATGTaggtggaatcacacagtattgaCTTCTTctgtctggtttacttcactcAGCATATTATGTTCCGGGTTCACCCATGTAAGAGAGTATGGgccagatttctttcctttttaagagtgaataatattccactatatggaTGGACCATATTCTGTTTATCTGGTCATTTGCTGATGGACACTGGGGCTgcctccaccttttggctactgtgaatggTGCCAAACGTGGGTGAACATGGGTGTACGAACATCTGTTCaagttcctgctttcaattctttcatGTGTCTACCAGAAGTgaactgctgggtcataaggtaattCTGTCTAATTTTTCAGGGCCTGCCATAGCGTCTGTACcatttaacattcccaccaacagtgcacagggttccACTTTCTCCACAAAGGATACTGCCTTTGATCATCCCCGGCTCACACTCATAATCCCACTCGATTTTACTAATTCGGCGATAAAGTTGAGCCACATACCTATGcaagaagacaagagagagagaaaaggaagttaCTCCAGCACCAACTCCAGCAAAGAGCTGCaggctgtacacacacacactcacaccgcGTTCGGTGGACCTACACGGCTGAAGGGATGGTGACTGTAGTGTCTTCATCAACCTCCCTCTCCTGTCTTTCAAGATCGGCCTCGATCTCCTTGAGCTCCTCCAGCTCTCTGCTGAGCTGAGTAAGGCAGGCAGTTAAGGACCCCTTGCTTTGGAAGGAGGGCTGGGCTGCCCACATGCTAACACCAACCACCTCGGGGCTGGGGCCGCTGGTTCCAAGCACCTCCCAGGCAAGGCTGGGGCCCAGCGGTTCCGCAAACACAGGAAAGGATATAGGAGGCTGGCCTTCAGATGGGTGTCCTCCTCGCTGGCCCTCTGAAGCTCAGCTTCAAGCTGCTGCAGCTCGGTGCCACCCTGGTGCGCCTGCTCCTTTGCGTCAAGAAGGCTCTGGGCCACCTCTTTCTCCGCAGCAAGGATCTCTGCAGGACGGGGACAAGTCTGTGCCCCTCAACTCGGGCTCCTTAGGAGAGCCTCGGACGGAGGCGGTTCATTGGCCTGTGGCCTCAACGCCCATCTATGGCCATGTTCTCACTTCTATCTGTAGCTCCCGAACCCATCACCCTATTTCCAAATGCCCACCAAGGGCGCCCCCCTGGACCTGGTGTAAGTGCTTCCCATTTCACCAAATCACACTTGAATCCACCCAAAATAATAAAGTCTGGTCCTTCTTTGCATATGTCTTAATTTACGATGCCACTCTCGACTCTGTTGCCTGA
Coding sequences within it:
- the SPC24 gene encoding kinetochore protein Spc24 isoform X1 produces the protein MAAFRDMEEVSQGLLSLLGANRAEAQQRRLLGRHEQVVERLLETQDGADQRLREILAAEKEVAQSLLDAKEQAHQGGTELQQLEAELQRASEEDTHLKASLLYPFLRELEELKEIEADLERQEREVDEDTTVTIPSAVYVAQLYRRISKIEWDYECEPGMIKGIHHGPSVAQPIHLDGTQLSKKFISDYLWSLVDAEW
- the SPC24 gene encoding kinetochore protein Spc24 isoform X2, with amino-acid sequence MAAFRDMEEVSQGLLSLLGANRAEAQQRRLLGRHEQVVERLLETQDGADQRLREILAAEKEVAQSLLDAKEQAHQGGTELQQLEAELQRASEEDTHLKASLLQLSRELEELKEIEADLERQEREVDEDTTVTIPSAV